Below is a window of Lacibacter sp. H407 DNA.
CTATTGCTCACTTCATTGGGCTGAAAATGAAAATCGGCTTCGCTCAGTTGTTCAAATGTTTTATCAGCCAGTTCTTTGTAATAACTGATGCGTTTGATGTAAGATGTGAGGAAGGCTGTTGCTATTGACATGTTATGAGTTAAAAGTTATGGGTTGTGAGTTGGCGTGTTAATCAAAATGTGTTTGTTTTATTTTTCCCCGATTGGCTATTGCCTGTTGTTTTTTGTATTTCGTACTTCTAACTTTTTACTTCGCACTTGTCAATATCCTTCTGCATGATCATCACCACGATTATCTGCAACGGCTTCAACTTTACCATTTACAATCTTAATCGCTTCAAACCGGCCGATATTATTTCGTTCTACAATTTTATAGCCCATCTCTTCCAGTTTTGTTCGTACGTCCATGGGAAATGCTTTTTCCACATACACAACATCGGGTAACCATTGGTGATGGAAGCGTGGTTTCCAAACCGCATCTTCCAAACTAAGATTGAATTCGAGTGTATTCAGTAACACTTGATAAACCTGCGTAGTGATCGTTGTACCTCCCGGCGTACCAAGCACCAAGTAAGGTTTACCATCTTTCAATACAATTGTTGGCGACATTGAACTCAACATGCGTTTGTTTGGCGCTATCGCATTGGTTTCTGTTCCCAATGCACCATACATATTAGGTACGCCGGGTTTAATACTGAAATCATCCATTTCATTATTCAATAAAAAACCTGCACCTCCTACAACGGTTCTGCTGCCATAGCCGCCATTGAGTGTAGTTGTTACTGCTACTGCATTACCCCATTGATCATACACACTGAGGTGTGTTGTTTCTTCACTTTGCGGATCTACATTGCCATGACCGGTTGTTTTACTGTTACCGGCTTTGTTCATGTCATAATCGCTCATGCGTTCCCGTAAGTACTCAGGTGAAGTAAGTTTTTTAACCGGCACTTTTACAAAATCACGATCGCCTAGAAATTCAGCACGGTCGGCATACGCACGGCGTTCAACTTCCACCATCAATTGCACGGCCTGCCATGAATGAAAACCATATTGTGCAATATTTCGTGGCTCCGTCATACCCATCATTTGTTGAATGAGTAAACCGCCGCTGCTAACGAGAGGCATACCGATAATGGTATAACCTTTATAGTTCGAAAGCATTGCTTCCCGCTTGGCAGCTTTATAATTCTTCAGGTCGGCCAATGAGATCATTCCACCACCACGTTTCATTTCAGCAACAATTAACCGGGCTGTTTCACCTTCATAAAATCCTTTTTGTCCTCCATCACGAATGCGTTTGAGTGTGTTTGCCAAATCTTTTTGTACTAATGTATCACCAGCTTTCCATCCACCATATTTAATGAACGCATGTTGTTTGCTGCTGTATCGAACAAACGATCCCATCGTAGCATTTAAGCTGCTTGCTTCTGATTCGGTAATTACAAACCCTTTTTCTGCCAGGTCAATGGCGGGTTGAATTAATTGTTTGAACGGAAGTTTTGCATAAGCATGCGTCGCAAACAATCCGGCAACGGTGCCGGGCACACCGGAAGCTAAATGTCCATTTTGACTGATTGAGGTTTGTGCATTCCCTTCTTTATCGAGATACATATCCCTGCTTGCAGCGGATGGTGCTTTTTCCCTGTAATCGAGTGCGATACTTTGTCCTTTACTTGTATGGCCCACTAAAAATCCACCGCCGCCAATATTTCCTGCGCCGGGATATACCACGGCCAAGGCCAACTGTGTAGCGATGGCTGCATCAAACGCATTTCCTCCTTTTTTTAAAATCATCACACCCACTTTACTCGCAAGCGGATGTGCAGTTACAACTGCTCCCTTTTGAACGGTTATTTTCTTTTCGATCGAGTAGTTGTATGGATTGATTTGTCCCTGCGTTTGGAGAACCAATAAAACAAGTAGAAAAGCAGGAATAAGCCTCATGTTGAAAATTTTACCGAAATTAATTTTTTACATCCAAACTCCGCTTATCTTCGACACGATTTAAACCAACTGTATGATAAGCGGCTGACTCCATGTTGGTCGCTTTTTTTAATTTGCACACATATTATAAATTATGAGAAAAATTGTATCCCTTCTGCTTGCAGTTTGTATTACTGCAGGCGCATTTGCTCAATTGCAAAGCCCCGAACAGTTTCTTGGTTATAAAGTTGGCTCCCGCTATACACCTCATTGGAAAGTGGTAAGCTATTTTCAGCATGTAGCAACCAATGCTCCGAAGATGGTGAAGCTGCAACAATATGGACAAACAAATGAAGGCCGTCCGTTGATGGTTGCGTTTATTTCTACTGAAGAAAACATGGGCAATCTGGAAGCGATCCGTGTAAACAATCTTCGCCTGGCCAATCTTACAAAAGATCGTGCTGCACCAAACGAAAATGCTCCGGCCATTGTGTGGATGAGTTATAATGTGCACGGTAATGAAACATCCAGCAGTGAAGCTGCTTTGTTGACTGTGTATGCAATGGCTGATCCATCCAATACAAAAACAAAAGAGTGGTTGAAAAATACAGTTGTGGTGATCGATCCTTGTATCAATCCGGATGGGCGTGACCGTTATGTAAACTGGTTTAACTCCGTTATAGGTACCAAAGCAAATCCACGAATGGATACACGTGAACACCGTGATCCATGGCCCGGTGGCAGAAGCAATCATTACAATTTTGATTTGAATCGTGACTGGGCCTGGCAAACACAGGTTGAAAGTCAGCAACGCATGAAACTCTACAATCAATGGATGCCGCAGATCCATGTTGATTTTCACGAGCAGGGAATTAACGAACCGTATTATTTTGCACCGGCTGCAGAACCGTTTCATGAAGTGATCACACAATGGCAACGTGATTTTCAAACTACCATCGGAAAAAATCATGCAAAATATTTTGATGCAAACGGTTGGTTGTATTTTACCAAGCTGCGTTTCGATTTGTTTTATCCGTCTTATGGTGATACCTATCCTACATACAATGGAGCAATTGGTATGACGTATGAGCAGGGTGGTGGTCCGGCCGGTGGAGCTGCAGCCTTAACAGAAGAAGGTGATACACTTACATTGTACGATCGTGCGATTCATCATTACACAACAGGCATCAGTACAGTTGAAATTTCATCGATCAACGCTAATAAACTTATAACTGAGTTCCGGAAATTTTTCAATAAAGGTGTAAGTACAGGTTTTGGTGATTATAAAACCTATGTGATCAAAAGCAATCCGAAAGATGCAGAAAAGATTCAGGCATTAACACAGTTACTCGATAAAAACGGAATAGAATACGGCAGTGGAAATGGTGCAGGAAAAGGATACAATTATTTTACCGGCAAGGAAGAAAGCTTCAGTATTTCCGGTAGTGATATTGTGGTAAGTGCATTTCAACCACGCTCTGCCATGGTGCAGGTATTGTTTGAGCCAAAATCAAAACTCAGCGATTCTGCCACTTATGATATTACGGCATGGAGTTTACCTTATGCATATGGATTGCAGGCGTTTGCTTCGAAGGAAAAGATCAATGCAGGTGCGTATCAAAAACCTGCGACTGTAAGCAATGCTGTAACTGATGCCTATGCGTATGTGATCAAATGGGAGGGTGTGCAAAGTGCAAAAGCTGCCGGTTTGCTATTACAAAAAGGAATTACCCTTCGTTATAGTGAAGTGCCGTTTGAAGTGAATGGACAAAAGTTTGATCGAGGCTCTATCATAATAATGAAAACAAGTAATAAATCAACAGGACCACAGTTGTGGAAACATGTTACGGATGCTGCCAACGCTGCGAACGTAAAAACTTATCCTGTTGCAACAGGTTTTGTAGACAATGGTGGTGATTTTGGAAGCGATCTTGTTACACCGTTGAAATTTAAAAAAGTTGTTCTGCTTACAGGCGAAGGAGTAAGTTCGTTGGGTGCCGGTGAGATCTGGCATTTCTTTGATAAAGAATTAGAGTACCCGGTATCGTTAGTATATGCAAATGATATCAGCCGTATTAACTGGCTGGAAACAGATGTGATCATTATGCCCGATGGCAACTATCGTTTTATG
It encodes the following:
- the ggt gene encoding gamma-glutamyltransferase; the protein is MRLIPAFLLVLLVLQTQGQINPYNYSIEKKITVQKGAVVTAHPLASKVGVMILKKGGNAFDAAIATQLALAVVYPGAGNIGGGGFLVGHTSKGQSIALDYREKAPSAASRDMYLDKEGNAQTSISQNGHLASGVPGTVAGLFATHAYAKLPFKQLIQPAIDLAEKGFVITESEASSLNATMGSFVRYSSKQHAFIKYGGWKAGDTLVQKDLANTLKRIRDGGQKGFYEGETARLIVAEMKRGGGMISLADLKNYKAAKREAMLSNYKGYTIIGMPLVSSGGLLIQQMMGMTEPRNIAQYGFHSWQAVQLMVEVERRAYADRAEFLGDRDFVKVPVKKLTSPEYLRERMSDYDMNKAGNSKTTGHGNVDPQSEETTHLSVYDQWGNAVAVTTTLNGGYGSRTVVGGAGFLLNNEMDDFSIKPGVPNMYGALGTETNAIAPNKRMLSSMSPTIVLKDGKPYLVLGTPGGTTITTQVYQVLLNTLEFNLSLEDAVWKPRFHHQWLPDVVYVEKAFPMDVRTKLEEMGYKIVERNNIGRFEAIKIVNGKVEAVADNRGDDHAEGY
- a CDS encoding M14 metallopeptidase family protein, with protein sequence MRKIVSLLLAVCITAGAFAQLQSPEQFLGYKVGSRYTPHWKVVSYFQHVATNAPKMVKLQQYGQTNEGRPLMVAFISTEENMGNLEAIRVNNLRLANLTKDRAAPNENAPAIVWMSYNVHGNETSSSEAALLTVYAMADPSNTKTKEWLKNTVVVIDPCINPDGRDRYVNWFNSVIGTKANPRMDTREHRDPWPGGRSNHYNFDLNRDWAWQTQVESQQRMKLYNQWMPQIHVDFHEQGINEPYYFAPAAEPFHEVITQWQRDFQTTIGKNHAKYFDANGWLYFTKLRFDLFYPSYGDTYPTYNGAIGMTYEQGGGPAGGAAALTEEGDTLTLYDRAIHHYTTGISTVEISSINANKLITEFRKFFNKGVSTGFGDYKTYVIKSNPKDAEKIQALTQLLDKNGIEYGSGNGAGKGYNYFTGKEESFSISGSDIVVSAFQPRSAMVQVLFEPKSKLSDSATYDITAWSLPYAYGLQAFASKEKINAGAYQKPATVSNAVTDAYAYVIKWEGVQSAKAAGLLLQKGITLRYSEVPFEVNGQKFDRGSIIIMKTSNKSTGPQLWKHVTDAANAANVKTYPVATGFVDNGGDFGSDLVTPLKFKKVVLLTGEGVSSLGAGEIWHFFDKELEYPVSLVYANDISRINWLETDVIIMPDGNYRFMSDKTSSDQLRDWISKGGKVVALESAVAAFARLDWSGLKPKKADEPTTKEKEKDPYAPLTIFENRERDYVRNITPGSIYKVELDNTHPLAFGYPNYYFTLKMDDNIYDFMSGGWNVGVVKKEGQLAGFVGSRLKDRLKDGLLFGAQPIGRGSIVYITDDIVFRNFWENGKLMLCNAVFF